The following coding sequences lie in one Maribacter forsetii DSM 18668 genomic window:
- a CDS encoding FecR family protein — MEKINPNNVNFSSITDEENTDLKKRIFNTIQKDKRRNRNVWYKSLAAACFIGCLGLGFYYYNMTSETNSITDFVNSSTVDSNTPTSDEVVLTLGKGNDLKIKEDVAAINYSKSGNNVTIGNGQTFNQNVADSDKAVFNTLWVPYGKRSTLTLSDGSKVWLNSGSKLIYPIAFNEDKREVYIEGEAIFEVTHNKKKPFYVISDTQVVEVLGTVFGVTNYPDENSTNTILKSGSVQISYQNIKATSSHSDKMKISPGTKASYDKNTKSIFSEKVDVDNYFSWKDGFLIFKNNDMKFIMKRISRYYNLEIIIENEELATETFSGYLDLNEDILSVINSIKESTNMEYLQTDNTITIK, encoded by the coding sequence ATGGAAAAGATAAATCCGAATAATGTAAATTTTTCATCGATTACCGATGAGGAAAATACGGATTTGAAAAAAAGAATTTTTAATACGATCCAAAAGGATAAAAGAAGAAATAGAAATGTATGGTATAAAAGTTTAGCTGCAGCATGTTTTATTGGTTGTTTAGGTCTGGGGTTTTATTACTACAACATGACTTCAGAAACAAATTCAATAACAGACTTTGTTAATTCTTCAACCGTTGATAGTAACACTCCAACTTCAGATGAAGTAGTTCTTACTTTGGGTAAAGGCAATGATTTAAAAATTAAAGAAGACGTTGCTGCTATTAATTATTCTAAAAGCGGTAACAATGTAACTATAGGTAATGGTCAGACTTTTAATCAAAATGTAGCAGATTCAGATAAGGCCGTTTTTAATACTTTATGGGTTCCTTATGGTAAGCGTTCAACATTGACTCTTTCTGATGGAAGTAAGGTGTGGTTGAACTCAGGTTCTAAATTAATATACCCAATTGCCTTTAATGAAGATAAAAGAGAAGTCTATATAGAGGGAGAAGCAATTTTTGAAGTTACCCATAACAAAAAGAAACCCTTTTATGTTATTTCAGATACACAGGTTGTAGAAGTGCTGGGTACTGTTTTTGGAGTTACAAATTACCCTGATGAAAACTCAACGAATACCATTCTTAAAAGTGGTAGTGTTCAAATTAGTTATCAAAATATAAAAGCGACTTCTAGTCATTCAGATAAAATGAAAATTTCTCCTGGTACCAAGGCCAGTTATGATAAGAATACCAAAAGTATTTTTTCTGAAAAAGTAGACGTAGATAATTACTTTTCTTGGAAAGATGGTTTTCTCATATTCAAGAATAATGACATGAAATTCATAATGAAAAGAATATCAAGATATTATAATCTGGAAATAATTATAGAAAATGAAGAATTGGCTACAGAAACTTTCTCTGGCTATCTAGATTTGAATGAAGATATACTTTCTGTGATAAATAGTATTAAGGAAAGCACCAATATGGAATATTTACAAACTGATAATACAATAACAATTAAATAA
- a CDS encoding TonB-dependent receptor — MKNIIPVGILTIMRIFLLFIGIGLSSVYANSVFAQNKIQIDVKNISVEEFFEEIQKSSDYVFFYKDNVLNTSKKISVKLKNAKMNAVLEKAFSNTDLSYKIIGNQVVVKKSPPISKNESSLSLGTIFQNTISGTITDAGGQPLPGVNVLIKGTTVGTQSDFDGNYAIDIADGTTLVFSYIGMLSKEVSIDNRTTVNVVLQEDVASLDEVVVVAYGTSTKESLTGSVSVVKSEELEQIPVSTFEQTLRGSTAGLQASAVDGAPGGNTQVRIRGIGSISASSEPLYVIDGIPVQNGSIGTIDNGGSSTNVMASINPNDIASISVLKDAASTAIYGSRGANGVILITTKSGSSGKAKITLKTLTGFNSQAYNNILKPLNAAEYTELFLEGYVNLGDTAEEAQARFDATFQQLIDPSTGEPTDTNWLDAITRTGITQSYDLSASGGTDNLKYFFSGAYYDQENYIIGSGFERLSARSNIEFKATDYLTISNNISVSNSTTNTFFDGGSFNNPFKNSLELSPLIPIYDEEGRFNGEHANYFPLGGANPVGSLSGDDLWENKQFRVIDNFAVSVKPIKNLTLRSQLNFDLLTLTESQYQNPRYGGGRNSGGIGYEANTSLRTFVGTQTADYNFVLGDNHNFNVLAGFEAQETNNESFSASGTQFPNQSLRTLNSASAEFAISGSKSEYTFVSAFSRANYNYDGKYFLSASLRRDGSSRFGADNRWGTFYSFGGSWVASRESFLQDVSFLDLLKVRSSWGVTGNAAIGNFPSQGLYVFGQDYDGNPGGSPSQIANPDLTWESQQNFNVGVDFGLFSKISGTVEYFERTSSDLILNVPITLTSGFSSLTQNFGEMKNSGLEISMNADIIDKEDFTWNVGFNTTFLKNEITELTDDFTDGAYRRQEGEDFQSFYLYSWAGVNQENGDPQWYTDASKTTITNDISDAERFLDDKSATPEFFGGFNTMFTYKDVSLSANFIYSYGNYIFDSRARGTLGDGRLTPRSTADFIYDNRWQPGSTDALVPQFVWGGRNGSNEANQTRWLYDGSYIRLRDLTVAYNFNEKITSLLGLNSMRLYARGTNILTFVKEDILYIDPEQGINGSYTGQTPAVKTISIGLDIQL, encoded by the coding sequence ATGAAAAATATCATACCAGTCGGAATTCTAACGATTATGAGAATATTTCTACTATTTATCGGTATAGGCTTATCATCTGTTTACGCTAACTCTGTATTTGCACAAAATAAAATACAGATAGACGTAAAGAATATCTCTGTCGAAGAATTTTTTGAAGAAATTCAGAAATCAAGTGATTATGTCTTTTTTTATAAGGACAATGTTTTAAATACAAGTAAGAAAATTTCGGTAAAGTTGAAGAACGCCAAAATGAATGCCGTTCTTGAAAAAGCTTTTTCTAATACCGATTTAAGCTATAAAATAATTGGAAATCAGGTGGTTGTAAAGAAATCGCCGCCAATTTCAAAAAACGAAAGTTCTTTAAGCTTAGGAACAATTTTTCAAAATACAATTAGCGGAACCATTACCGATGCAGGTGGTCAACCTTTGCCTGGGGTAAATGTTTTAATTAAAGGTACAACCGTAGGTACACAGTCAGATTTTGATGGTAATTATGCTATTGATATAGCTGATGGTACCACTTTGGTTTTTTCTTATATCGGTATGCTTTCCAAGGAAGTATCAATTGATAATAGAACAACGGTCAACGTTGTACTTCAAGAAGATGTAGCTTCATTGGATGAAGTAGTTGTTGTAGCTTATGGTACATCCACAAAAGAGTCATTAACAGGTTCTGTTAGTGTTGTTAAAAGTGAGGAGCTAGAACAGATACCGGTATCTACTTTTGAGCAGACTTTAAGGGGTAGTACCGCAGGTCTACAAGCAAGTGCGGTAGATGGTGCTCCAGGTGGTAATACACAGGTTAGAATTAGAGGTATTGGTTCTATATCTGCTTCTAGTGAGCCATTATATGTTATAGACGGTATTCCTGTACAGAATGGTAGTATCGGTACCATAGATAACGGTGGTAGTAGTACCAATGTAATGGCATCAATTAATCCAAATGATATCGCATCTATTTCAGTTTTAAAAGATGCTGCTTCTACAGCAATTTATGGGTCTAGGGGTGCAAACGGTGTTATTTTGATTACTACAAAATCTGGTAGTTCAGGTAAGGCTAAAATCACCTTGAAAACATTAACTGGTTTTAACTCACAAGCTTACAATAATATTTTAAAGCCGTTAAATGCTGCAGAATATACAGAACTTTTTCTTGAAGGTTATGTGAATTTGGGTGATACAGCTGAAGAAGCTCAGGCTAGATTTGATGCCACTTTTCAGCAATTGATTGATCCTTCTACCGGAGAACCAACAGATACCAATTGGTTAGATGCTATAACTAGAACGGGAATAACCCAAAGTTACGATCTAAGTGCAAGTGGTGGTACGGACAATTTAAAATATTTTTTCTCCGGAGCTTATTATGATCAAGAGAACTACATCATTGGGTCTGGCTTTGAAAGGTTAAGTGCACGTAGTAATATAGAATTTAAAGCAACGGATTATTTAACTATTTCAAATAATATATCTGTTTCTAACAGTACAACAAATACGTTTTTTGATGGTGGTTCTTTCAACAATCCGTTTAAAAACTCTTTAGAATTATCACCGTTAATTCCTATTTATGATGAAGAAGGAAGATTTAATGGGGAGCATGCCAACTATTTTCCTTTAGGTGGTGCTAATCCTGTTGGTTCTTTAAGTGGTGATGACCTTTGGGAAAACAAGCAGTTTAGGGTTATAGATAATTTTGCGGTTTCCGTAAAGCCAATAAAGAATTTGACCTTACGTTCGCAATTGAATTTTGACCTTCTTACGTTAACAGAATCGCAATATCAAAACCCAAGATATGGTGGTGGAAGAAACTCTGGCGGAATTGGTTACGAAGCCAATACTTCTTTAAGAACTTTTGTAGGTACACAAACGGCAGACTATAATTTTGTTCTAGGTGATAACCATAATTTTAATGTTCTTGCAGGTTTTGAAGCTCAAGAAACCAATAATGAGTCTTTTAGTGCTTCTGGAACACAGTTTCCAAACCAAAGTTTAAGAACGTTAAATAGTGCATCGGCAGAATTTGCTATTAGCGGTTCTAAGTCTGAATACACTTTCGTTTCTGCTTTTTCTAGAGCCAATTATAATTACGATGGAAAATACTTCCTTTCAGCAAGTTTAAGAAGAGACGGATCTTCAAGATTCGGTGCAGATAATAGATGGGGTACTTTTTATTCGTTTGGTGGTAGTTGGGTTGCTAGTAGAGAATCTTTTTTACAGGATGTTTCCTTTTTAGATTTACTTAAAGTTAGAAGTTCTTGGGGTGTAACAGGTAATGCTGCCATTGGTAATTTCCCTTCACAAGGACTTTACGTTTTTGGTCAAGATTATGACGGTAATCCAGGTGGTAGTCCAAGCCAAATTGCTAATCCTGATCTTACTTGGGAGAGTCAGCAGAATTTTAACGTAGGTGTAGATTTTGGTCTATTCTCAAAAATTAGCGGTACGGTTGAATATTTTGAACGTACTTCTTCTGATCTTATCTTGAATGTGCCTATTACATTAACATCAGGTTTCTCCTCGTTGACCCAAAATTTTGGTGAAATGAAAAATTCTGGTTTAGAGATATCTATGAATGCGGATATTATCGACAAAGAGGATTTTACTTGGAACGTTGGCTTTAATACCACATTTCTAAAGAATGAAATTACAGAACTTACAGACGATTTTACAGATGGTGCTTATAGAAGACAAGAAGGCGAAGATTTTCAATCTTTCTACTTGTATAGTTGGGCTGGTGTAAACCAAGAAAATGGTGATCCACAGTGGTATACTGATGCTTCTAAAACTACGATTACCAATGATATCAGTGATGCGGAACGTTTTTTAGACGATAAGTCTGCAACCCCAGAGTTTTTTGGAGGCTTCAATACTATGTTCACTTATAAAGATGTAAGTCTTAGTGCCAATTTCATTTATTCTTACGGTAACTACATTTTTGATTCTAGAGCAAGAGGTACTTTAGGTGATGGAAGGTTAACACCAAGAAGTACTGCAGATTTTATTTATGATAACAGATGGCAACCTGGTTCAACAGATGCCTTGGTGCCTCAGTTTGTTTGGGGTGGTCGTAATGGTAGTAATGAAGCGAACCAAACTAGATGGTTATATGATGGTAGTTATATTCGATTGAGAGATTTAACCGTCGCTTATAATTTTAACGAAAAAATTACTTCGCTATTAGGTTTGAATTCTATGCGATTGTATGCTAGAGGAACCAATATCTTGACTTTTGTAAAAGAAGATATCCTTTACATAGATCCAGAGCAGGGAATTAATGGTAGTTACACAGGGCAGACACCTGCAGTGAAAACTATTTCCATTGGTTTAGATATTCAACTTTAA
- a CDS encoding RagB/SusD family nutrient uptake outer membrane protein, which translates to MKTYKIFILTILAGLVFSCSDSFLELTPQQSVSDTEALLDLDGYESSITGIYNKLSGSEYYGRYMIMIPDVLADDVKQNGQANRIVDYAEHIQRVSDGQALALWGSAYEGINAANAIINSETILADAVLDEQNHIIGEAYALRGLMYFDLVRMFAQQYNYTADASHPGVPIVLNFDLDNEPSRSTVAEVYEQIISDMTTGISFMNDSSRSGNSNTLSPTSIRALLAKVYLFQEDWTNAEAMSSSVIESGDYSLISNDNYYDLWTTDNSSESIFEISMTETDNVGGNGIAGLYLQAGFGDYLPSNDVADLYPENDARLSTFEVDTLLTGEFAPNRMIKYPDINGFDNVKVVRLAEMYLIRAEARAEIGTDIAGAQDDLDMVRQRAIADEPDNSDSGDALSDAIFLERRLELAFEGQRLWDLMRNKMDIVRTNCTAQICLIPYGADTVIMPIPQDETDVNPNIEQNPGY; encoded by the coding sequence ATGAAAACATATAAAATATTCATATTAACAATATTGGCTGGACTCGTATTCTCTTGTTCAGACTCTTTTTTAGAACTTACTCCGCAACAATCTGTTTCGGATACAGAGGCCTTATTGGACCTTGATGGTTATGAATCTTCTATTACCGGTATATATAACAAATTGTCTGGCTCAGAATATTACGGGCGTTACATGATTATGATACCTGATGTATTGGCAGATGACGTAAAACAAAATGGACAAGCCAACAGAATTGTAGATTATGCCGAGCATATTCAAAGAGTATCTGACGGGCAGGCGCTAGCGCTTTGGGGTAGTGCATATGAAGGTATTAATGCGGCAAATGCTATCATTAATTCAGAAACTATTTTGGCGGATGCTGTTTTAGATGAGCAAAACCATATTATTGGTGAGGCTTATGCGCTAAGAGGGTTAATGTATTTTGACCTAGTACGCATGTTTGCTCAGCAATATAACTATACTGCAGATGCTAGTCACCCTGGGGTTCCTATCGTTTTAAATTTTGACTTGGACAATGAACCGTCTAGAAGTACAGTAGCGGAAGTTTATGAGCAAATTATTTCTGATATGACTACAGGTATTTCTTTTATGAATGACAGTTCTAGAAGTGGTAATTCAAATACTTTGTCACCTACATCTATTAGGGCGTTATTAGCAAAAGTTTATCTTTTTCAAGAAGATTGGACAAATGCAGAAGCAATGTCTTCAAGTGTTATAGAATCAGGTGATTATAGTTTAATTTCCAATGATAATTATTACGATTTATGGACTACGGATAATAGCTCGGAGTCTATTTTTGAAATATCGATGACAGAAACAGATAATGTTGGTGGTAATGGTATTGCTGGTCTTTATCTACAAGCGGGTTTTGGTGATTACCTTCCTTCAAATGATGTGGCTGATCTTTACCCTGAGAATGATGCTCGTTTAAGCACCTTTGAAGTAGATACTTTATTAACTGGTGAATTTGCACCAAATAGAATGATCAAATATCCAGATATCAATGGTTTTGATAATGTAAAGGTTGTTAGACTGGCAGAAATGTATTTGATACGTGCAGAAGCTAGAGCGGAAATAGGTACTGATATAGCTGGTGCGCAAGATGATTTAGACATGGTACGCCAACGTGCCATTGCAGACGAACCGGATAATTCAGATTCTGGCGATGCTCTTAGTGATGCTATTTTCTTGGAACGCAGACTAGAGTTGGCTTTTGAAGGTCAACGACTATGGGATTTAATGCGTAATAAAATGGATATTGTAAGAACAAACTGTACGGCACAGATCTGTTTAATTCCTTATGGTGCAGATACGGTAATAATGCCAATACCTCAAGATGAGACAGATGTTAATCCCAACATTGAACAAAATCCTGGGTATTAA
- a CDS encoding dipeptidase translates to MDTQRRNLAKLLSLGALFPAQAAYSLNNILESIPADSSKQLLQTLGEKGIEKLFKKAVVYDGLVISRNWNEDSFKALAESGYTGFNASLDSGKLEKSLKSIEEWKQIISNNPDRLLLTKNANDIVTAKKEDKVAVMLGFQSSRMLEGTIKNLDTLYEAGMRWMQLTYNSRNLIGDGSTERTNVGLSDYGVEVVERMNELGIIIDLSHCGKQTTTDGIEFSKSPVSINHSMCEALHKNHPRSKTDEQIKAMADKGGIIGIICLGYMIGPNLGTDTTLETYVDHIDHAVKIGGIDHVGVAADFAIQGLEATGATRENWYVPRLTRFKPSYKVQWPPWIPELDKPDRYLQVAKILDKRGYSTGDIEKILGQNWIRFNKEVLKP, encoded by the coding sequence ATGGATACACAACGTAGAAATCTTGCGAAATTACTTTCGTTAGGAGCATTGTTTCCTGCTCAAGCAGCTTATTCGTTGAATAATATTTTAGAATCTATACCTGCAGATTCAAGTAAGCAATTATTACAGACCCTTGGGGAAAAAGGAATAGAGAAATTGTTTAAAAAAGCTGTCGTCTATGATGGTCTGGTCATTTCTCGTAATTGGAATGAAGATTCTTTTAAAGCTTTGGCTGAATCTGGTTATACCGGTTTTAATGCTTCTTTAGATTCTGGGAAACTTGAAAAATCTCTAAAGAGTATAGAAGAATGGAAACAAATTATCAGTAATAATCCAGATAGATTATTGTTGACCAAAAATGCCAATGATATTGTTACTGCCAAAAAAGAAGATAAAGTGGCCGTAATGTTAGGTTTTCAAAGTTCTAGAATGTTAGAAGGCACTATAAAAAATTTAGATACCCTTTATGAGGCTGGTATGCGATGGATGCAACTTACATACAACTCTCGTAACTTAATTGGAGATGGGAGTACAGAAAGAACCAATGTAGGGTTATCTGACTATGGCGTTGAAGTTGTAGAACGAATGAATGAACTGGGTATTATTATAGACCTTTCTCATTGTGGTAAGCAAACAACCACTGATGGTATAGAATTTAGTAAATCTCCGGTTTCCATAAATCACTCTATGTGCGAGGCATTGCACAAGAATCACCCACGTTCCAAAACCGATGAGCAGATAAAGGCTATGGCAGATAAAGGGGGTATTATAGGTATCATATGTCTGGGGTATATGATCGGACCTAACTTAGGGACGGATACAACATTAGAAACGTATGTAGACCATATAGATCACGCAGTTAAAATAGGTGGAATTGACCATGTAGGTGTAGCTGCCGATTTTGCTATACAAGGTCTAGAAGCTACAGGTGCAACACGAGAAAACTGGTATGTGCCAAGACTAACTAGATTTAAACCTTCATACAAAGTACAATGGCCACCATGGATTCCTGAACTGGATAAACCCGATAGATATTTACAGGTTGCAAAGATTCTTGACAAAAGAGGTTACAGTACGGGAGATATAGAAAAAATATTAGGTCAAAACTGGATACGCTTCAACAAGGAAGTCTTAAAACCATAA
- a CDS encoding amidohydrolase family protein — protein MKNSSIYVILIFGILFSCKDSNTSKTEIKTIYDVVFRENLAGTYEKWSTGDNSYGYYYTYTDRGRGPEITEEITLNKDNFIVSEKITGVNYLKDSISENFTGTSSTASWKNPMSEDNGDFNGSQLYFRHDGSPAVYEILGQLLLKSEDKKISLYPEGEVELVDNFPLTLSDSTPVNLLMVKGLDMNPIYLWMQDSDIIASISGNLHIVREDFKEFRKELKSLQDTYEDNYLIKISKELSHQIDKAIIKNVNIFSPDGTIVYNQDVFIDGKIIQSIKPSKGKILNGTAQVIDGTGKTLLPGMFDMHTHNTKFRGLLHVAGGVTSVRDLANNKQLNQLSAKFDTNEIIGPNIVTFCGIIDGSGPFANQRNVVDNLEEGLAEIQSYKDLDYDQIKLYSSIRPEWVKPLATKAHELGMRVSGHIPAYMTASQAINQGYNEIQHMNMLFLNFMSDTIDTRTPLRFTMVANHGVDIDLKSEEYLDFVTLLKSKDILVDPTMAIFENMFVSQKGEPSPTYSKIMNRLPLIEQRAFYSGGLPKAGEKVALYEDSYTNMLNALNDMYKRGVAIVPGTDGLPGFLYHRELELYEKAGIPAAEVLKMATINSAKITGVSDSLGSIEVGKKADLILIDGNPVENISDIRRVEWTIKGGHLYFAEKLYNKMGIKHFK, from the coding sequence ATGAAAAACAGTAGTATTTACGTCATCTTAATTTTTGGAATACTTTTTTCGTGCAAAGACAGTAACACTTCAAAAACTGAAATAAAAACGATTTACGATGTAGTATTTCGTGAAAATCTTGCGGGTACCTATGAAAAATGGAGTACAGGAGATAATAGTTATGGTTATTATTATACCTATACGGATAGAGGTCGAGGGCCTGAGATTACGGAAGAAATCACGCTAAACAAAGATAACTTTATCGTTTCTGAAAAGATAACTGGTGTTAATTATTTGAAAGATTCCATTAGTGAAAATTTTACAGGTACAAGTAGCACTGCTTCATGGAAAAATCCCATGAGTGAAGATAATGGTGACTTTAATGGAAGTCAACTATATTTTAGACATGACGGTTCACCAGCTGTGTATGAAATTCTTGGGCAACTATTATTAAAGTCTGAGGATAAAAAAATAAGTCTATATCCTGAGGGTGAAGTAGAGTTGGTTGATAATTTTCCATTAACTCTTTCAGATAGTACACCGGTAAACCTTTTAATGGTTAAGGGTTTAGATATGAATCCTATATATCTGTGGATGCAGGACAGTGATATAATTGCCAGTATTTCTGGTAACCTTCATATTGTAAGAGAAGATTTTAAAGAGTTTAGAAAAGAGCTAAAATCTTTACAAGATACATATGAGGATAACTACCTTATTAAAATATCAAAAGAGCTTTCTCATCAAATTGATAAGGCTATCATTAAAAATGTAAATATCTTTTCTCCTGATGGGACTATCGTATACAACCAAGATGTTTTTATAGATGGAAAAATTATTCAGTCCATTAAACCATCAAAAGGGAAAATTTTAAATGGAACTGCTCAGGTTATCGATGGTACAGGAAAAACACTTTTGCCCGGTATGTTTGATATGCATACGCACAACACCAAATTCAGAGGACTTTTACATGTAGCAGGTGGTGTAACCTCAGTTAGAGATCTAGCCAATAATAAGCAGTTGAATCAACTAAGCGCGAAGTTCGATACTAATGAGATTATAGGTCCAAATATTGTCACTTTCTGTGGTATTATAGATGGATCAGGACCTTTTGCCAACCAAAGAAACGTAGTTGATAATTTAGAGGAGGGTTTGGCTGAAATACAATCGTATAAAGATTTAGACTATGATCAAATTAAATTATACAGTTCAATAAGACCGGAATGGGTAAAACCTCTAGCAACAAAAGCGCATGAGTTAGGTATGCGTGTAAGTGGTCATATACCTGCTTATATGACAGCATCGCAGGCTATAAACCAGGGCTATAATGAAATTCAACATATGAATATGTTGTTCTTGAATTTTATGTCAGATACTATAGATACTAGAACACCATTAAGATTTACTATGGTAGCCAATCATGGTGTTGATATTGATTTGAAGTCAGAAGAATATTTAGATTTTGTTACGCTATTAAAATCGAAAGACATTCTTGTAGATCCTACAATGGCAATTTTTGAAAATATGTTTGTTTCTCAAAAAGGAGAACCCAGTCCAACATATAGCAAAATCATGAATAGATTGCCTTTAATAGAACAGCGCGCTTTCTATAGTGGAGGGCTACCTAAAGCTGGTGAAAAGGTTGCTTTGTATGAAGATAGTTATACGAATATGCTTAATGCGTTGAACGACATGTACAAAAGAGGTGTGGCTATAGTGCCAGGTACAGATGGTTTACCAGGGTTTTTATACCATAGAGAGTTAGAGTTATATGAAAAGGCAGGTATTCCTGCGGCAGAAGTATTAAAGATGGCTACCATTAATTCTGCTAAGATAACGGGCGTTTCAGATTCTTTAGGATCTATTGAAGTAGGTAAAAAAGCAGACCTTATTCTAATAGACGGTAATCCTGTAGAAAATATCAGTGATATAAGAAGAGTAGAGTGGACGATAAAGGGCGGACATCTTTATTTTGCAGAGAAGCTTTATAACAAAATGGGTATCAAACACTTTAAATAA
- a CDS encoding FG-GAP repeat domain-containing protein: protein MKVKLILLFSLALSTVNGQSLEFFTSGRLILGTHKERTASVGVGDIDNDGDADILVANGRHWPGQNRIFVNNGRGVFTVSKSLGLESETTYSTELADFDGDGDLDIAVGNDMAPNYIFLNNGKGDFTRASSFGVSYSPTRNIVVADIDQDGDKDILITNRGKENEICLNNGDGTFSKSIGFGNKEDSTIDVEVADMNGDGNLDLILANRDDQPNFVYLNEGNLKFTKKVPYGTGNDITRSVAIADIDKDGFLDIITANIGESNVIYFGDKKQTYQRKIAFDPSEDKSYSIALGDLDKDGDMDIIIANVRGSNSVFINSNDGKTWEKISLADEEFSTYDITVFDLNGDDKLDIIESNSDEINRYYFNRFTPEFP from the coding sequence ATGAAAGTAAAATTAATTCTTCTTTTTTCTCTTGCGCTATCTACTGTGAATGGGCAATCACTGGAGTTTTTTACCAGTGGTAGGTTAATATTAGGTACGCATAAAGAGAGAACGGCATCTGTAGGTGTTGGCGATATAGATAATGACGGCGATGCAGATATTTTAGTCGCCAACGGTCGTCACTGGCCAGGACAAAACAGAATATTCGTGAATAATGGTAGAGGCGTATTTACAGTTTCTAAAAGCTTGGGCTTAGAGAGTGAAACAACCTATTCTACGGAACTTGCCGATTTTGATGGTGATGGAGATTTAGATATTGCCGTAGGTAATGACATGGCACCAAATTACATATTTCTAAACAATGGAAAAGGAGACTTTACAAGGGCTTCAAGTTTTGGTGTTTCATATTCGCCGACAAGGAATATAGTAGTTGCGGATATTGACCAAGACGGAGATAAGGATATTCTAATAACCAATAGGGGTAAAGAGAATGAGATATGTCTAAATAACGGTGATGGAACTTTTTCTAAATCAATAGGTTTTGGAAATAAGGAAGATTCTACAATTGATGTGGAAGTTGCAGATATGAACGGTGATGGTAATCTTGATCTAATACTGGCGAACAGAGATGATCAACCAAATTTTGTGTATTTGAATGAAGGTAATTTAAAATTCACCAAGAAAGTACCATATGGCACAGGTAATGACATTACACGTTCTGTAGCTATTGCTGATATAGATAAAGACGGTTTCTTAGATATTATAACGGCTAATATTGGGGAATCTAATGTTATATATTTTGGGGATAAAAAACAAACGTACCAACGTAAGATAGCATTTGACCCTAGTGAAGATAAATCTTATTCTATAGCTCTAGGTGATTTGGATAAGGATGGGGATATGGACATCATTATTGCTAATGTCAGAGGATCTAATTCAGTTTTTATTAATTCTAATGACGGAAAAACCTGGGAGAAAATAAGCTTGGCAGATGAAGAGTTTAGTACTTATGATATTACGGTTTTTGATTTAAACGGCGATGATAAATTAGATATAATTGAAAGTAACTCAGACGAGATTAACCGTTATTACTTCAATAGATTCACTCCTGAATTTCCATAA